The Arthrobacter sp. NicSoilC5 genome has a window encoding:
- a CDS encoding gluconokinase, with amino-acid sequence MQYPATHLVVMGVAGSGKSTLAAALSRQLGWACAEADEFHPAANIAKMSQGIPLQDEDRWPWLEEIRDWMTAQAAAGKSTVLTCSALKRGYRELLSGAQGRVVFLHLDGGADLISQRMQGREGHFMPPTLLPSQLATLEPLTPEEIAAGSLRLDISRSPEELVAAVVQALNLPTGQAPGAS; translated from the coding sequence ATGCAGTATCCAGCCACGCACCTTGTGGTCATGGGCGTTGCCGGTTCCGGCAAATCCACCCTGGCCGCGGCCCTTTCCCGCCAACTGGGCTGGGCATGCGCCGAAGCGGACGAATTCCACCCCGCCGCAAACATCGCCAAGATGAGCCAGGGCATCCCCCTCCAGGACGAAGACCGCTGGCCGTGGCTGGAGGAGATCCGTGACTGGATGACCGCCCAGGCTGCCGCCGGCAAGAGCACGGTCCTGACCTGCTCCGCGCTCAAGCGGGGATACCGGGAACTGCTGTCCGGCGCCCAGGGCCGCGTGGTCTTCCTCCACCTTGACGGCGGGGCGGACCTGATCAGCCAACGTATGCAGGGCCGGGAAGGGCACTTCATGCCGCCCACGCTGCTGCCCAGCCAGCTGGCCACCCTGGAGCCTCTCACCCCGGAAGAGATCGCCGCCGGCAGCCTCCGCCTCGACATCTCGCGCTCACCCGAAGAGCTGGTCGCCGCCGTCGTACAGGCCCTCAACCTCCCCACCGGCCAGGCGCCCGGCGCGTCCTGA
- a CDS encoding FCD domain-containing protein has translation MSTATVQDGDEMHDGGSSPAMHERVLEAVGVAVASGRLAPGSRLTLEGLQQDYGISRTVARDTMKVLESMNLVYSRRRVGIVVQDPSLWNVFDPKLVRWRLASDRRELQYSSLTELRIAVEPIAAAGAARRASAAERAQLVSLAGDLRRLGEAGDLQAFLAADIAFHQLLLRSCGNEMFRALEGMVAEVLTSRTRQGLMPFKPRAEALQAHEDVAAAVAGGDTAVAERAMHHILDEVREAMGLH, from the coding sequence ATGTCGACGGCGACAGTCCAGGATGGCGATGAGATGCACGACGGCGGGTCCTCCCCGGCCATGCACGAACGGGTGCTGGAGGCGGTGGGAGTCGCTGTCGCCTCCGGGCGTCTCGCGCCGGGAAGCAGGCTGACCCTTGAAGGGCTGCAGCAGGACTACGGGATCTCGCGCACCGTCGCGCGGGACACCATGAAGGTCCTGGAGTCCATGAATTTGGTCTATTCCCGGCGCCGGGTGGGCATCGTGGTGCAGGACCCGTCATTGTGGAATGTCTTTGACCCGAAGCTGGTGCGGTGGCGGCTGGCCTCGGACCGGCGGGAGCTGCAGTACAGCAGCCTGACCGAACTCCGCATCGCCGTCGAGCCCATTGCCGCCGCCGGCGCCGCACGCCGGGCCAGCGCCGCCGAACGCGCACAGCTGGTGTCCCTGGCCGGGGACCTCCGCCGCCTGGGGGAAGCCGGGGACCTGCAGGCTTTCCTGGCCGCCGACATCGCCTTCCACCAACTGCTGCTGCGCAGCTGCGGCAACGAAATGTTCCGGGCGCTGGAGGGGATGGTGGCGGAGGTCCTGACCAGCCGCACCCGGCAAGGGCTTATGCCGTTCAAGCCGCGGGCCGAGGCGCTGCAGGCACACGAGGATGTGGCGGCTGCCGTGGCCGGCGGAGACACTGCCGTGGCGGAACGGGCCATGCACCACATCCTCGATGAAGTGCGAGAGGCG